In a genomic window of Salegentibacter salegens:
- a CDS encoding RagB/SusD family nutrient uptake outer membrane protein translates to MKKIRRIIQVLVLLITPFIIAGCEADILEQPPGDAVTADEFFNTGADLEAYTNDLYDVLPTKSVYIDDSDSDNILGVSAGERLRGARIVPTDRGSGGWSWGYLRRINYFLENYDRVDDAAATAQYSGIARFFRAYFYFEKVKRFGAVPWYSEVINQNDEELLTKARDSRELVMDSIMADIDYAIENIPANKELNRITKYTALILKARIALHEGTFRKYHGLDDHERFIEESSSAAKELMDSGAYTLYTSGGEEQAYLDLFAMENQNTTETILAVDYEFGLRTHDLAYRMTAPTQGRWGLTKELVNSYLMTDGTPFTDQSGYETMGFYEEMQNRDPRLTQTTAGPDFATYGSQDPEPVDLDITRTGYRVIKGLPPKGPQWGSGGSINDVILFRFAEALLIYAEAKAELGTLTQGDLDISINKLRDRVGLPHLNMAEANADPDPYQESLYENVEGPNKGVILEIRRERRVEMVNEGLRWDDLMRWKEGQKVEEPIKGIYFSELGAHDFNNDGNFDVYVHDGDTSGAPDEVTTTININERQLTEGTSGNLLLFEGGSFDETRDYYYPIPMEDLELNNNLEQNPGW, encoded by the coding sequence ATGAAAAAAATACGAAGGATAATTCAAGTATTGGTATTACTGATCACGCCTTTTATAATTGCAGGTTGTGAGGCCGATATACTCGAACAACCACCTGGCGATGCAGTAACTGCAGATGAATTTTTCAACACAGGTGCTGATTTAGAAGCTTATACAAATGACTTATATGATGTTTTGCCAACCAAATCTGTATATATAGATGATTCAGACTCAGACAATATTTTAGGGGTAAGTGCTGGCGAAAGACTAAGAGGGGCACGTATTGTGCCTACAGACAGGGGTAGCGGGGGATGGTCCTGGGGCTATCTACGAAGGATCAACTATTTTCTTGAGAATTATGACAGGGTAGATGATGCTGCGGCTACAGCCCAATACTCCGGAATAGCGCGATTTTTTAGGGCTTATTTTTATTTCGAAAAAGTAAAGCGGTTTGGAGCTGTGCCCTGGTATAGTGAAGTGATCAATCAGAACGATGAAGAATTATTGACTAAAGCAAGGGATTCACGAGAACTAGTAATGGATTCCATTATGGCTGATATTGATTATGCAATTGAAAATATTCCAGCAAACAAGGAATTAAATCGTATAACAAAATATACGGCACTTATTTTAAAAGCCCGGATTGCTCTTCACGAAGGAACATTTAGAAAATATCATGGCCTGGATGATCATGAAAGATTTATAGAAGAATCTTCATCTGCAGCAAAGGAACTGATGGATTCTGGCGCTTACACCCTTTATACCAGTGGCGGTGAAGAGCAGGCATATTTAGACCTGTTTGCAATGGAAAATCAGAATACCACTGAAACTATTTTAGCTGTGGATTATGAATTTGGATTAAGAACACACGATCTGGCTTATAGGATGACAGCACCAACCCAGGGAAGATGGGGGCTTACAAAAGAATTGGTCAATAGTTATTTAATGACTGACGGAACACCGTTTACCGATCAATCTGGGTATGAAACCATGGGGTTTTACGAAGAGATGCAAAATCGGGATCCCAGGCTGACACAAACTACAGCAGGACCTGATTTTGCAACCTATGGTTCGCAGGATCCTGAGCCGGTAGATTTGGATATAACCAGAACAGGCTACAGAGTCATCAAAGGATTACCTCCCAAAGGTCCGCAATGGGGTTCGGGTGGTTCAATTAACGATGTTATACTTTTCCGTTTTGCAGAGGCCTTATTGATTTATGCTGAAGCTAAAGCAGAATTAGGAACATTAACTCAGGGTGACCTGGACATTTCTATTAATAAATTAAGAGATCGTGTAGGTTTGCCACATTTGAATATGGCCGAAGCGAATGCTGATCCCGACCCTTATCAGGAAAGCCTTTATGAGAATGTTGAAGGACCAAACAAAGGGGTAATCCTGGAAATTCGTCGTGAACGAAGGGTCGAGATGGTAAATGAAGGACTGCGTTGGGATGATCTTATGAGATGGAAAGAAGGCCAAAAAGTTGAAGAACCAATAAAGGGTATATATTTTTCAGAATTAGGTGCCCACGATTTTAATAATGATGGCAATTTTGATGTGTATGTTCATGATGGAGATACTTCCGGGGCGCCAGATGAAGTAACTACCACCATAAATATTAATGAAAGGCAACTTACAGAAGGTACTTCAGGAAATTTGCTCTTATTCGAGGGAGGAAGCTTTGATGAAACTAGAGATTATTATTACCCAATACCGATGGAAGATCTGGAGCTAAATAACAATTTAGAGCAAAACCCTGGTTGGTAA
- a CDS encoding calcineurin-like phosphoesterase C-terminal domain-containing protein: MIKHIISGVCLLGIFSVSAQNLAVGTVFEDSNQNGEMDSGEKGIEKVAVTNGKEVVLTNSKGKYELPLSKDMIISVIKPSGYRVATNTDNLPQFFYIHKPEGSPKLKFPGVKSTGEIPKSVDFALIPSEEKEDFTALIFGDPQPYTQEEVDYFADGIVAEVEGIENVPFGLSLGDLVGNDLDLFNPYIKAVKNVGISWYNLLGNHDINFDVENDTLSDETYEAHFGPANYAFNYGKVHFLVLDDVLYPDPRDGKGYLGGFREDQLQFIENDLKHVPKDHLIVIALHIPLSEPDGRDTFRDEDRDRLFQLLEDFPNTLSLSAHTHIQRQGFFGKEEGWQQDNSHHHYNVGTTSGDWYSGKLDENNVPISTMRDGTPKGYAFINFNGNDYNIDYKVAGKPADYQMEVFAPKVVAKGRRTKAGIYVNFFMGTEDDEVLYRIDEWEWKEMQYIEDYDPSYVEMVYEWDLAEELMPGRRSSNPIRSEHLWRGSIPTKLETGEHDIEIKATDMFGKTHTTRSSYRLAEPLEEVIN, translated from the coding sequence ATGATAAAACATATAATTTCAGGTGTTTGCCTTTTGGGAATATTTTCCGTTTCAGCACAAAATCTTGCTGTCGGTACCGTGTTTGAAGATAGCAATCAAAACGGGGAAATGGATTCAGGGGAAAAAGGTATAGAGAAAGTAGCCGTTACCAACGGGAAAGAAGTTGTACTAACTAACAGTAAAGGGAAATATGAATTACCGCTTAGTAAGGATATGATAATTTCGGTAATCAAACCTTCTGGATATCGTGTAGCAACAAATACCGATAATTTGCCGCAATTTTTCTATATCCACAAACCTGAAGGTTCTCCAAAGCTTAAGTTTCCCGGTGTTAAATCCACCGGGGAAATACCCAAATCTGTTGATTTTGCCCTTATTCCTTCTGAAGAAAAAGAAGATTTTACCGCCCTTATTTTTGGAGATCCGCAGCCATATACCCAAGAAGAGGTAGATTATTTTGCTGATGGGATTGTAGCCGAAGTAGAAGGCATAGAAAATGTTCCCTTTGGGTTAAGCCTCGGTGATTTGGTGGGGAATGATCTTGATCTTTTTAATCCGTATATAAAAGCGGTGAAGAATGTCGGCATCTCCTGGTATAATTTACTGGGTAATCACGATATCAATTTTGATGTGGAAAATGATACGCTTTCTGATGAAACTTATGAAGCACATTTTGGCCCTGCTAATTATGCATTTAATTATGGTAAAGTACATTTCCTGGTTTTGGATGATGTTTTATATCCAGATCCCCGCGATGGAAAAGGATATTTAGGCGGTTTTAGGGAAGATCAACTTCAGTTTATAGAAAATGACCTAAAACACGTACCAAAAGATCACTTAATAGTAATCGCACTCCATATTCCGCTTAGCGAACCAGATGGAAGGGATACTTTTCGTGATGAAGACAGAGATAGGCTTTTTCAACTTTTAGAGGATTTCCCAAATACGCTTTCGCTTTCTGCACATACACATATCCAGCGCCAGGGTTTTTTCGGAAAGGAAGAGGGGTGGCAACAGGATAATTCTCACCATCATTATAATGTTGGAACAACTTCGGGAGATTGGTATTCAGGGAAATTAGATGAAAACAATGTTCCAATCTCCACAATGCGAGACGGTACCCCAAAAGGCTATGCTTTCATTAATTTTAACGGAAATGATTACAATATAGATTATAAAGTTGCCGGCAAACCGGCAGATTATCAAATGGAAGTTTTCGCACCTAAAGTCGTTGCTAAAGGCAGAAGGACCAAGGCGGGGATTTATGTGAATTTCTTTATGGGCACCGAAGACGATGAGGTATTATACCGCATAGACGAATGGGAATGGAAAGAAATGCAGTACATAGAAGACTATGATCCATCATATGTTGAAATGGTTTATGAATGGGATTTAGCCGAAGAATTAATGCCTGGGCGAAGGTCTTCAAATCCTATAAGAAGTGAGCATTTGTGGCGTGGAAGTATTCCCACAAAGCTGGAAACTGGAGAGCATGATATTGAAATAAAAGCTACCGATATGTTTGGGAAAACCCATACTACCAGAAGTAGTTATCGATTAGCTGAACCCCTTGAAGAGGTGATTAATTAA
- a CDS encoding glycerophosphodiester phosphodiesterase family protein, with protein MKFIKTVLLYFLVVAIGCKNNKEQDKELQETQSENVTIQVQGHRGDRGNFPENSIPAFISAVKKGADVIELDVVISKDKKVVVSHEPFMHSLYVLMPSGDTISEENQEKFNLYKMSYDSIKKFDSGSKGNRLFPNQQKQKTHKPLLTEAIDSVENYISNNNLEAVSYNIELKSSEDKYGIYQPDPEEFVNLVMEVIKNKNIEQKMNLQSFDVNILNEVHKSYPGVETAYLVYTEGIQKNLDLLDLRPKIYSPHYELVKDTAFVDSIKNMEMKLIPWTVNEAEAIEKMIELNVDGIITDYPERVLSR; from the coding sequence ATGAAATTTATAAAAACCGTATTGCTATATTTTCTAGTTGTTGCTATTGGTTGTAAGAACAATAAGGAGCAAGACAAAGAGCTTCAGGAAACCCAATCAGAAAATGTCACGATTCAGGTGCAGGGACATCGGGGAGATAGAGGGAATTTTCCGGAAAATAGTATTCCTGCCTTTATTAGTGCAGTAAAAAAAGGGGCCGATGTGATTGAGCTTGACGTGGTAATTTCCAAAGATAAAAAAGTAGTGGTTTCCCACGAGCCATTTATGCATTCGCTGTATGTTTTAATGCCTTCCGGGGATACAATTTCTGAAGAAAATCAGGAAAAATTTAACCTTTACAAGATGTCTTACGATAGCATTAAAAAGTTTGATTCCGGGTCTAAGGGAAATCGATTATTTCCAAACCAGCAGAAACAAAAAACCCATAAGCCTTTATTGACTGAAGCTATAGATTCCGTAGAGAATTATATATCGAATAATAATTTGGAAGCTGTGAGCTATAATATTGAATTAAAAAGTTCAGAAGATAAATATGGGATTTATCAGCCAGATCCTGAAGAATTCGTGAATCTTGTAATGGAGGTAATCAAAAATAAGAATATTGAGCAGAAAATGAATTTACAATCTTTTGATGTAAACATTTTAAATGAAGTTCATAAAAGTTATCCAGGAGTGGAAACTGCCTATTTGGTTTATACTGAGGGTATACAAAAGAATCTCGATTTACTCGATTTACGACCTAAAATCTATAGCCCACATTATGAATTGGTAAAAGACACTGCATTTGTAGATTCAATTAAAAATATGGAAATGAAGTTAATCCCCTGGACGGTTAATGAGGCTGAAGCTATTGAGAAAATGATTGAATTAAATGTAGATGGAATTATTACCGATTATCCAGAGCGGGTCTTATCGAGATAA